One genomic window of Kosmotoga olearia TBF 19.5.1 includes the following:
- the rpe gene encoding ribulose-phosphate 3-epimerase, which produces MALVSPSILAADFANLSAEIDKIKDADFIHVDVMDGVFVPNITFGTPIMEALNKLDTPPLDVHLMIDNPSQYIEKFANLGASILAVHIEAERHLHRLVDRIKSLDVEAFVAVNPHTPVSALEEIIQFVDGVLIMTVNPGFTGQSFIPETAQKIAKLDHLRKEKGLNFRIAVDGGINLKNAQTVVDYGADILIMGAAIFRSENPAEVIQKVKELKK; this is translated from the coding sequence ATGGCTCTGGTTTCACCTTCCATACTGGCGGCGGATTTCGCCAACCTTTCTGCTGAAATAGACAAGATCAAAGATGCCGATTTCATTCACGTGGACGTCATGGACGGGGTTTTCGTCCCCAACATAACCTTTGGGACACCTATAATGGAAGCCCTTAATAAGCTGGACACACCACCATTGGATGTTCATCTCATGATTGACAATCCATCACAGTACATAGAGAAATTCGCCAATCTCGGTGCCTCAATACTCGCGGTTCATATAGAAGCTGAAAGGCATCTTCACAGACTTGTCGATCGAATTAAAAGCCTCGACGTTGAAGCTTTTGTCGCAGTTAATCCCCATACACCCGTATCTGCGCTTGAAGAGATCATACAATTTGTCGATGGTGTTCTTATCATGACAGTTAACCCTGGCTTCACGGGCCAAAGCTTCATTCCCGAAACAGCTCAAAAAATTGCCAAGCTTGATCACTTAAGGAAGGAAAAAGGTCTGAATTTCAGGATCGCTGTTGACGGTGGAATAAACCTGAAAAATGCACAGACAGTCGTCGATTACGGGGCAGATATACTCATCATGGGAGCCGCTATCTTCAGATCCGAAAATCCTGCAGAGGTTATACAAAAAGTCAAGGAGTTGAAAAAATGA
- the rsgA gene encoding ribosome small subunit-dependent GTPase A → MTEKRKKGVVIRFGSRTMVVADLHTKKRYICNMPGRFKLQGIRPIVGDIIEFIETTESMGRVENILPRRNELLRPRIANIDQIILVTCLKEPTVPLYIVDRFLVLAEHSGLPTVIVVNKTDLLTSRDPLKKFYHIYGEYYNILEVSAKEGTNIDLLKEIFKGKVSAMAGMSGVGKSSLLNAINPGLSLKTSEISTRLDRGKHTTTYSELLEFDFGGYVADTPGFASLELPYDMEPQELQNFFRDISAHKGMCAFSNCVHVEEPGCYIKELVETGDIPMSRYESYLKMYNELSERKKGRKGGRR, encoded by the coding sequence TTGACTGAAAAAAGGAAAAAGGGTGTAGTTATCAGATTTGGTAGTAGAACAATGGTTGTGGCTGACTTGCATACCAAAAAGAGGTACATCTGCAACATGCCAGGACGTTTTAAGCTACAGGGAATTCGACCGATAGTAGGCGACATTATTGAGTTCATTGAGACAACAGAATCGATGGGAAGAGTGGAAAATATTCTTCCCAGAAGAAACGAGCTTTTAAGACCGAGGATAGCCAATATCGACCAGATAATACTCGTAACCTGTTTGAAAGAGCCTACTGTTCCTCTGTATATCGTGGATAGGTTCCTCGTTCTCGCTGAACACAGCGGTTTGCCAACGGTAATAGTAGTAAACAAAACGGATCTCCTCACGTCCCGTGATCCGTTGAAGAAGTTTTATCATATCTACGGTGAGTACTACAACATTCTTGAGGTTTCCGCAAAGGAAGGAACGAATATAGACCTCCTCAAAGAAATCTTCAAGGGTAAGGTTTCTGCCATGGCTGGAATGTCCGGAGTAGGAAAAAGTAGCCTGTTGAACGCTATAAACCCCGGTCTGAGCTTAAAAACCTCGGAAATATCCACAAGATTAGACAGAGGCAAGCACACCACAACCTATTCAGAACTCCTCGAGTTCGACTTTGGAGGATACGTAGCCGATACTCCCGGGTTCGCTTCTCTTGAACTTCCGTACGATATGGAACCCCAAGAACTTCAGAATTTCTTCAGAGACATCTCGGCACATAAAGGTATGTGTGCTTTTTCAAATTGTGTACACGTTGAAGAACCGGGATGTTACATAAAGGAGCTTGTTGAGACCGGTGATATTCCCATGAGTCGTTATGAAAGTTACCTTAAGATGTATAATGAGCTTTCCGAAAGAAAAAAAGGACGCAAAGGAGGCAGGAGATAA
- the rdgB gene encoding RdgB/HAM1 family non-canonical purine NTP pyrophosphatase — protein sequence MKVYLVSGNTHKLLEIQKIAPEGVEIESITSLDVSLNIDENGDTFIQNSIKKVEAFRNLGVPLIADDSGLEIDALDGFPGVHSARFMEEHSYEEKMQAILEKLANVENRTARFRCAATFFDPKNFILLAAEGTVEGTIALEIRGNKGFGYDPIFIPEGYKKTFGELGEEIKNRISHRSRAFKRLFELLHLYILHERI from the coding sequence ATGAAAGTTTATCTTGTTTCCGGGAATACCCATAAATTGCTGGAAATACAAAAAATAGCCCCAGAAGGCGTTGAGATAGAGAGTATAACATCTCTTGATGTGTCCTTAAACATCGATGAAAACGGAGACACCTTCATTCAAAACTCAATAAAAAAAGTTGAAGCCTTTCGAAATTTGGGTGTTCCCCTTATAGCAGATGATTCCGGCCTCGAAATCGATGCGCTTGACGGTTTCCCTGGCGTGCATTCTGCGCGTTTCATGGAAGAGCATTCTTACGAAGAGAAAATGCAAGCAATCCTCGAAAAACTTGCGAACGTCGAAAACAGAACCGCACGTTTCCGATGCGCCGCAACCTTTTTTGATCCGAAAAATTTCATCCTCCTCGCAGCCGAAGGAACGGTAGAGGGCACAATAGCCTTAGAAATAAGAGGCAACAAAGGTTTTGGATACGATCCTATATTCATTCCCGAAGGTTATAAGAAAACCTTCGGCGAATTAGGGGAAGAAATAAAAAATCGAATAAGCCATCGTTCGAGGGCTTTCAAGAGACTCTTCGAACTTCTTCACCTCTATATCTTGCATGAAAGAATATGA
- the lgt gene encoding prolipoprotein diacylglyceryl transferase — protein MKKRRIILGVFCAVAAVALFFFLKVTFSGELIVDPIIVTIGPFSVRWYGVLIATGIVLAYILGRNFALKEGIKEDYLVEMVFWGIIAGIIGARLYYVAFNFDYYRDNPIEIFKIWNGGLAIHGAFFGGLFAGFLYTRLKKSAGIRFFQASDIFTAVLPLAQAIGRWGNFMNHEAYGAPTDLPWKMFVPRGYRVPGYTQYKYFHPTFLYESLWDIFVFIVLFNYMKKRKRYGEVTGLYMILYSMGRFVIEGLRLDSLYVGELRTAKLVSVILMIVGLIIFFHARYRGEEVRRVS, from the coding sequence TTGAAAAAGAGGAGAATTATTCTTGGCGTATTTTGTGCGGTTGCAGCTGTTGCACTTTTTTTCTTCCTTAAAGTAACTTTTTCCGGTGAACTCATCGTTGATCCGATAATAGTAACCATAGGTCCTTTCAGTGTGAGATGGTATGGTGTGCTTATCGCCACCGGGATTGTTCTCGCCTATATCCTTGGAAGGAATTTCGCTTTGAAGGAAGGTATTAAAGAAGATTATCTGGTGGAAATGGTATTTTGGGGAATAATCGCGGGAATAATCGGTGCCAGATTGTATTATGTTGCTTTTAATTTCGATTACTACCGTGACAATCCCATAGAGATTTTCAAAATATGGAACGGTGGTCTTGCAATCCATGGGGCTTTCTTCGGAGGGTTGTTCGCGGGATTTCTTTACACCCGTTTGAAAAAATCGGCGGGGATCCGGTTCTTTCAGGCTTCGGATATTTTTACGGCTGTTTTGCCTCTCGCCCAGGCGATAGGCAGGTGGGGAAATTTCATGAATCACGAAGCTTACGGTGCCCCAACAGATCTACCGTGGAAGATGTTTGTTCCCCGGGGATACAGAGTGCCGGGATACACGCAGTATAAGTACTTTCACCCAACCTTCTTATACGAAAGTCTCTGGGATATATTTGTATTTATCGTTCTGTTCAATTACATGAAGAAGCGAAAGCGGTACGGTGAGGTAACGGGATTGTACATGATACTCTATTCCATGGGTAGATTCGTCATAGAAGGATTGAGGCTTGACAGCCTCTATGTCGGTGAGCTGAGAACCGCAAAGCTGGTTTCTGTGATTCTGATGATCGTGGGGTTGATCATATTCTTTCATGCAAGATATAGAGGTGAAGAAGTTCGAAGAGTCTCTTGA